The Streptomyces aurantiacus genome includes a region encoding these proteins:
- a CDS encoding cellulose binding domain-containing protein, producing the protein MRRTPVLTAVLGLAAGLLAGTPPALAAQSVEKTAPSVSVAADTYTWKNARIDGGGFVPGIVFNRSEKNLAYARTDIGGAYRWQESSKTWTPLLDSVGWDRWGHTGVVSLASDPVAPSKVYAAVGTYTNSWDPGNGAVLRSADRGATWQKADLPFKLGGNMPGRGMGERLAVDPHRNSVLYLGAPSGKGLWRSTDSGASWSQVTSFPNVGNYVQDPTDTSGYASDNQGIAWVTFDESTGSGTNATRTLYVGVADKDNAVYRSTDAGATWSRLAGQPTGYLAHKGVLDAENGYLYLAYSDKGGPYDGGKGRLWRYATATGTWTDISPVAEADTYYGFSGLTVDRQKPGTVMATAYSSWWPDTQIFRTTDSGGTWTKAWDYTSYPTRSNRYTMDVSSSPWLTWGANPSPPEQTPKLGWMSEALEIDPFDSSRMMYGTGATIYGTENLGQWDSGGQFTIKPMVRGLEETAVNDLAAPPSGGAQLLSALGDIGGFRHTDLTKVPSMMFTSPNFTTTTSLDFAESGPGTVVRVGNLDSGPHVAFSTDNGANWFAGTDPSGVSGGGTVASASDGSRFVWSPEGAGVHHTTGFGTSWSASTGIPAGAVVESDRVDPKTFYGFKSGKFYVSSDGGASFTASSATGLPSGDSVRFKALPGTKGDVWLAGGASDGAYGLWHSTDSGATFTKLSGVEQADTIGFGKAAAGASYQTLYTSAKIGGVRGIFRSTDKGATWTRINDDAHQWGWTGAAITGDPRVYGRVYVSTNGRGVIYGDSSDAGGGGGGTDPPPTGACAVTYKITNQWSGGFQADVQLANTGSAAWNGWALGWTFPDGQTVTQAWNAVPTQSGTAVTAKNVGWNGNVAAGSSVGFGFTGSWSGSNGKPTAFKLGDQSCTVN; encoded by the coding sequence GTGCGAAGAACCCCTGTCCTCACGGCCGTGCTCGGTCTCGCGGCCGGGCTGCTCGCGGGCACACCCCCCGCGCTGGCCGCGCAATCCGTCGAGAAGACCGCACCGTCGGTGTCCGTCGCCGCCGACACGTACACCTGGAAGAACGCGCGCATCGACGGCGGCGGCTTCGTCCCCGGCATCGTCTTCAACCGGTCCGAGAAGAACCTCGCGTACGCCCGGACCGACATCGGCGGCGCCTACCGGTGGCAGGAGTCGTCGAAGACCTGGACCCCGCTGCTCGACTCGGTGGGCTGGGACCGGTGGGGGCACACCGGCGTCGTGAGCCTCGCCTCCGACCCCGTCGCACCCAGCAAGGTGTACGCGGCCGTCGGCACGTACACGAACAGCTGGGACCCCGGCAACGGCGCCGTGCTCAGGTCGGCCGACCGGGGGGCGACCTGGCAGAAGGCGGACCTGCCGTTCAAGCTGGGCGGCAACATGCCCGGGCGCGGGATGGGCGAACGGCTCGCCGTCGATCCCCACCGCAACAGCGTGCTGTACCTGGGCGCGCCGAGCGGCAAGGGTCTGTGGCGGTCCACCGACTCGGGTGCCTCCTGGTCCCAGGTGACGAGCTTCCCGAACGTCGGCAACTACGTGCAGGATCCGACCGACACCAGCGGGTACGCCTCCGACAACCAGGGCATCGCCTGGGTCACCTTCGACGAGTCGACCGGCTCGGGCACGAACGCCACACGGACCCTCTACGTCGGCGTCGCCGACAAGGACAACGCCGTGTACCGCTCCACCGACGCGGGCGCGACCTGGTCCCGGCTGGCCGGACAGCCCACCGGGTACCTGGCCCACAAGGGCGTCCTCGACGCGGAGAACGGCTACCTGTACCTCGCGTACAGCGACAAGGGCGGCCCGTACGACGGCGGCAAGGGCAGACTGTGGCGGTACGCGACGGCGACCGGCACCTGGACGGACATCAGCCCGGTCGCGGAGGCCGACACCTACTACGGCTTCAGCGGACTGACCGTGGACCGGCAGAAGCCGGGCACCGTGATGGCGACCGCCTACAGCTCCTGGTGGCCCGACACGCAGATCTTCCGCACCACGGACAGCGGCGGGACCTGGACGAAGGCCTGGGACTACACCTCGTACCCGACCCGGTCGAACCGCTACACCATGGACGTCTCGTCCTCGCCCTGGCTGACGTGGGGCGCCAACCCCTCGCCGCCCGAGCAGACACCCAAACTCGGCTGGATGAGCGAGGCGTTGGAGATCGACCCGTTCGACTCCTCCCGCATGATGTACGGGACGGGCGCGACGATCTACGGCACCGAGAACCTCGGCCAGTGGGACAGCGGAGGCCAGTTCACCATCAAACCGATGGTGCGGGGCTTGGAGGAGACGGCGGTCAACGACCTGGCCGCTCCCCCGTCCGGCGGTGCCCAACTCCTCAGCGCACTGGGCGACATCGGCGGCTTCCGGCACACGGACCTCACCAAGGTCCCGTCGATGATGTTCACCTCGCCGAACTTCACCACCACGACGAGTCTCGACTTCGCGGAGTCCGGCCCGGGCACGGTGGTGCGGGTCGGCAACCTGGACTCGGGTCCGCACGTGGCGTTCTCGACGGACAACGGCGCCAACTGGTTCGCGGGCACCGACCCTTCGGGCGTGAGCGGCGGCGGCACGGTCGCCTCGGCCTCCGACGGCAGCCGGTTCGTGTGGAGTCCGGAGGGCGCGGGCGTCCACCACACGACCGGGTTCGGTACGTCGTGGTCGGCGTCCACCGGCATCCCGGCCGGTGCGGTCGTCGAGTCGGACCGGGTCGACCCGAAGACCTTCTACGGTTTCAAGTCCGGCAAGTTCTACGTCAGTTCGGACGGCGGCGCCTCCTTCACGGCCTCGTCCGCGACCGGGCTGCCGAGCGGCGACAGCGTGCGGTTCAAGGCGCTGCCCGGCACGAAGGGCGACGTGTGGCTGGCGGGCGGCGCGAGTGACGGCGCGTACGGGCTGTGGCACTCCACGGACTCCGGCGCGACCTTCACCAAGCTGTCGGGCGTCGAGCAGGCCGACACGATCGGCTTCGGCAAGGCGGCGGCCGGCGCCTCCTACCAGACGCTCTACACGAGCGCGAAGATCGGCGGCGTACGCGGCATCTTCCGCTCCACGGACAAGGGCGCGACCTGGACACGCATCAACGACGACGCCCACCAGTGGGGCTGGACGGGCGCGGCCATCACCGGCGACCCGCGGGTCTACGGGCGCGTGTACGTCTCGACGAACGGGCGCGGTGTCATCTACGGCGACTCGTCCGACGCAGGCGGCGGCGGAGGCGGTACGGATCCCCCGCCGACGGGCGCCTGCGCGGTCACCTACAAGATCACGAACCAGTGGTCGGGCGGGTTCCAGGCGGACGTCCAGCTCGCCAACACCGGCTCGGCCGCCTGGAACGGGTGGGCGCTCGGCTGGACCTTCCCCGACGGGCAGACCGTGACGCAGGCGTGGAACGCCGTACCCACGCAGTCCGGTACGGCGGTCACGGCGAAGAACGTGGGCTGGAACGGGAACGTGGCTGCCGGTTCCTCCGTGGGCTTCGGATTCACGGGGAGCTGGTCGGGATCGAACGGGAAGCCGACGGCGTTCAAGCTCGGCGACCAGTCCTGCACGGTGAACTGA